The nucleotide window GGGAGCGGGCGTGACGCTGCGCCGCAGCCGCGGGGATGATCAGCAGCGAGGTGATCAGCAGCACACCGACGATCTTCATGGCCACCGCAATCACCACCGCAATCAGCAGCATCAGTGCCAGGCGCAGGCCGGCAACGGGCAGGCCTTCGACCGTGGCCAGTTCTTCGTGCACGGTGACTGCCAGCAGCGGCCGCCACAGCGCGGCAAGCAGCACCAGCACCAGCGCACTGCCGCCGAGGATCCAGGCCAGGTCGGTGGTGCTGATGGCCAGCAGGTCACCGAACAGGTAGGCCATCAGGTCGATGCGCACATCGTGCATGAAGCTCAGTACCACCAGGCCCAGCGACAGCGTGCTGGGGGCGAGAATGCCGAGCAGGGTATCGGAGGCCAGCGGTTGGCGTTGCTGCAAGGTCACCAGCAAAATCGCCAGTAGCAGGCAGCCGATGGTCACTGCCAGTGCCGGGCTGACGTCCAGGGCAAAGCCCATGGCCACACCGAGCAAAGCGGCATGGGACAGGGTGTCGCCAAAATAGGCCATGCGCCGCCATACCACGAAGGAACCCAGCGGGCCGGCAACCAGCGCCAGGGACAAGCCGGCAAGCAAGGCGTAGAGAAGAAAATCAGCCATGCTTGCAGTGCTCTCCGTGAACATGGGTGCCAGGGGCGACCACCGAGCCGTGCAGGTCGTGGCTGTGGTCGTGGTGGTGGTGGTAAATGGCCAGGCTAGGTGCGGTCTGGCCGAACAGTTCGACGAACGCCGGGTCGCCGCTGACTTGCTCGGGGTGGCCCGAGCAGCACACGTGACGGTTCAGGCACACCACCTGGTCGGTGGCGCTCATCACCAAGTGCAGGTCGTGGGACACCATCAGCACGCCGCAGCCATGGCGGTCGCGCAGGCGGGTGATGAGGTTGTACAGCTCGGTCTGGCCGACCACGTCCACACCCTGCACCGGCTCGTCGAGCACCAGCAACTGGGGTTCGCGCAGCAGGGCGCGGGCCAGCAGCACGCGTTGCATCTCGCCGCCGGAAATGGTCTGGATCGGGCTGTCGATGACCTGTTCGGCGCCCACTTCCTGCAGCGCCGACAAGGCTGCGGCGCGGTCTACGCCGGGCACCAGGCGCAGGAAGCGCAGCACCGACAGCGGCAGCGTGGCATCGACCTGAATCTTTTGCGGCATGTAGCCAATGCGCAGCTTCGGCTTGCGCCATACTTTGCCACGGTGCGGCTTGAGCAACCCGAGTACGGCGCGCACCAAGGTGGTCTTGCCCGCCCCGTTGGGGCCGATCAGGGTGACGATCTGGCCGGGTGCGACCGACAGGTCGATGCTGTCGAGCACCGCCTCGCCGCCAAAGGTGACGCCGACCTGCTCCAGGCGGATCAGGGCATCGCTCATGCCGCGCTCCGGCAGCTGCCGCACAGGCCGACCACTTCCACGGTCTGGGTCTCGACAGTGAAGCCCACGTCTTTGGCGCTGTTGATGATGGCGTCGCTGATACTGCTCTGCTCCAGCTCGATGGCCACATGGCAGGCCCGGCAAATCAGGAACTGGCCTTGGTGCACGTGTTCGGGGTGGCTGCAGCCGATGAAGGCGTTGAGCGAGGCGATGCGGTGCACCAGGCCGTTTTCCAGCAGGAAGTCCAGCGCGCGGTATACCGTGGGCGGCGCGGCGCGGCGGCCGTCCTGCTCGCTGAGCACGGCGAGGATGTCGTAGGCGCCCAGCGGCTTGTGGCTTTGCCACACCAGCTCCAGCACACGGCGGCGCAGCGCGGTCAGGCGCAGGCCCTGGCGGGTGCACAAGGCGTCGGCTTCAGCCAGTGCGCTGTGTACGCAATGGGAATGATCGTGAGGACGGTTGGCCAGCGGCGTGATGGACATGGGCAGCGACGGTTCTGGATGGAGACGTTATTATGTTACCTGTTTCTGACGACTCGAGTATCCACCGTGTCCCGATTCCTAGCTCTGTTTGTCGCTTTCATCGCATTTTCTGCCCAGGCCGATGTGCGTGTGCTCACCAGTATCAAGCCCCTGCAGCAGATTGCCGCTGCCGTGCAGGATGGCGTTGGCAGCCCTGACGTGTTGCTGCCGCCAGGCGCTTCGCCGCACCACTATGCCTTGCGCCCGTCCGATGTGCGCCGCGTAGGTGATGCCGACCTGCTGTACTGGATCGGCCCGGACATGGAGAGCTTCCTGCCGCGGGTGCTGGGCAGCCGTAGCAAGCCTACGGTGGCCGTGCAGTCGCTGACGGGCATGAAGCTGCGCCATTTTGGCGAGGACAGCCATTCCCATGAGGAAGAAGACCACGACGACCATGACCACGATCACCGTCCAGGCAGCCTGGATGCACATTTGTGGTTATCGTCGGTCAACGCGCGAGTAATCGCGGCCAAAATGGCGGCTGACCTGGCACAGGTCGACCCTGCCAACGCAGCTCGCTACCAGAGCAACCTGAAGGCCTTCGATGAGCGGCTGGATGCACTGGATGGGCGTATCAAGGCGCGGGTGGAGGGTATTGCCGACAGGCCGTACTTCGTGTTTCACGAAGCGTTCGATTACTTCGAGGCTGAATATGGCTTGAAGCACACCGGCGTGTTCAGCGTGGCGTCCGAGGTGCAGCCTGGGGCGCAACATGTGGCAGCCATGCGCAAGCGCCTGCAGGAAGTGGGCAAGACGTGCGTGTTCAGCGAACCGCCACTGCGACCGCGCCTGGCCGAGACCCTGACTGCCGGGCTGCCGGTGCGCCTGGCCGAGCTGGATGCACTGGGTGGCACCGACCCGGTGGATGGCAAAGGGTATGAGCGCTTGCTTGAGAAGCTGGGTGGTGATCTGGCTGGTTGCCTGGAACAGCTGTAAGCCTGTACCGGCCTTTTCGCGGGCATGCCCGCTCCCACAGGAACAACGATAACTTTCAGGGTTGTGTTATCCCTGTGGGAGCGGGCATGCCCGCTCCCACAGGAACAACGATAACTTTCAGGGTTGTGTTATCCCTGTGGGAGCGGGCGTGCCCGCGAAGAAGCAGACGGGGTCTAAAGGGCGAACGGCAGGTGCAAGGCCACTTGCTGGCGCTGGGCCAGGCGCACTTCGAACTCGCTCGGGTCGTGGATCATCACATCCATCCCGGCAAACGATTCGGCTGCGATCAGGCGCGACAGCCAGAAGCGCACGCAACCTACCCGCAACATTTCCGGCCACAGCCCGGCTTCGGCCGCCGTGAACGGCCTCAGCGCCGCATAGGCCGCCAGCAATGCCTGGGCACGCGGTACATCCACCGCGCCCTTCTCATCCAGGCACCAGTCGTTCACGGTGATGGCGATGTCATACAGCATCGGCCCGGAGCAGGCGTTGTAGAAGTCGATCACGCCGGTCAGGTGGGTGCCTTCGAACATCACGTTGTCGCGGAACAGGTCGGCATGCAGGTTGGCCCGTGGCAACGCAAGGATCTGCGCCTTGTGCGCGGTGATTTCATCCAGCGCCGGCTGCAGCAATGCGGCCTGTTCGGCAGTCAGGCGCGGCAACAGCTCGGCACCCGAGGCCAGCATCCAGTCCAGGCCACGGTCGGTGCGGCGCTCGATGATGTGCTCGCGGGTGGCCAGGTGAATGTGTGCCAGCAGCTCGCCGACCTGGGCGCAGTGTTGGTTGTTCGGCGCCTTGATGTGCTTGCCCGACAGCCGTGGCTGCAGCAGTGCCGGCTTGCCGCACAACTCGCGCAGGCCATTGCCGTCGCGGTCACGAATGGCATAGGGCACCGGCATGTCGGCGTCGTGCAGGGTGTCGAGCAGTTCGATGAAGAACGGCATGTCCTCGCTGGGCCCGCGCTCGATCAGCGTCAGGACGAACTCCCCCTGTTCGAGGCTGACGAAGAAATTGCTGTTCTCGGTGCCGGCGGCAATGCCCTGGAAGTCGAGCAGACGGCCCAGCTCGTACGGCGCCAGAAAGGTTTCCAGCTCAGGCCGGGTCACGGGGGTGAAGACTGACATGATGAAAATTTGCCCATACGGGCACTTCCGCCGGGAAGTGCCGGGTTGATGTGAACGGTGCGCGTCAGATTACCACTCGAAGATCTTCCAGGACGGAATCAGCATGTCCGGCTGGTCGGATCGAATGAAATTGGCATCAGTGCCATCAGCGCGTACCAGAAAATAAGGCTTGCCGTTTTTCGGCGTGATCTTGATCGCATACAGGAAGCCGTTCTGCCGGTACTCCTGGATGGTTTTGTCGCCTTCCGTGCGAATGGTCACCTCGGGATCGGCCGAGGGGGCGTCGTCCGCCGCCAGGGTGACGACTGGCGTGGTTGCCAACAGGCCGAGCAGTAACAGGCGATTGAGTGTACGCATGATAACCTAGTCCCTTTGTCGTCAATGATTCTGGCTATTCTAGCGCCGGACCCGTCGAAAAGGTTGATTCTGCTCATGAGCCAAGCCCCCCTCGTCCTGGTGGACGGTTCCTCCTACCTGTACCGCGCCTTCCACGCGCTGCCGCCGCTGACCACGTCCAAGGGCATGCCGACCGGTGCGGTGAAGGGTGTGCTGAACATGCTCAAGAGCCTGCGCAAGCAGTACCCGGACAGCCTGTTCGCGGTGGTGTTCGACGCCAAGGGCGGCACATTCCGTGATGCCATGTTCGCAGAGTACAAGGCCAACCGCCCAAGCATGCCTGACGACCTGCGGGTGCAGGTCGAGCCGCTGCACGCCAGCGTGAGGGCACTTGGCTACCCGCTGTTGTGCGTTGAGGGTGTCGAAGCCGACGACGTGATCGGCACCCTGGCGCGCAGCAGCGCCGCCCAGGGCCGCCCGGTGATCATCTCGACCGGCGACAAGGACATGGCCCAGCTGGTGGACGGGCACATTACCCTGGTCAACACCATGACCGGTAGCGTGCTGGACGTGGCTGGCGTGCACGAGAAATTTGGCGTCGGCCCGGAACATATCATCGACTTCCTGGCCCTGATGGGTGACAAGGTCGACAACATCCCAGGCGTACCCGGCGTTGGCGAAAAAACCGCGGTGGGCCTGCTGACCGGTATCGGCGGTGGCCTCAGCGACCTTTACGCCAACCTGGACAAGGTGCCGGCGCTGGCCATTCGCGGCGCCAAGACCTTGCCGGCCAAGCTGGAGGAGCACCGCGATGCGGCGTTCCTTTCCTACGAACTGGCCACCATCAAGGTCGATGTGCCGCTGGATGTCGAGGTCGAGGCACTGGTGTGTGGCGAGCCCGACCGCGATGCGCTGTTGGCGCTGTACACCGAGATGGAGTTCAAGAGCTGGGTTGCCGAGGTGCAGCGCGACGCGGCAAGGGCTGGTACTGAGGTTGCGCCGGTCGCAGAGCCGACGGCCAAGGTCGAGCCGCAGTACGAAACCGTTCTGGACCAGGCCCGTTTCGACGCATGGCTGGAAAAGCTGCGCCAGGCGCCGCTGTTTGCCTTTGATACCGAAACAACCGGCCTGGATGCCCAGAAGGCGCAGCTGGTTGGCCTGTCTTTCGCTGTCGCGCCCCATGAGGCGGCTTATGTGCCCTTGGCGCACGACTATGAAGGTGCGCCGGCCCAGTTGGACCGCGAGGCTGTATTGCTGGCGCTGAAACCGCTGCTGGAAGACCCGGCCAAGGCCAAGGTCGGGCAGAACGCCAAGTACGACATCAATATCCTCGCCAACGGTTCGCCCGCCATCGAAATGCGCGGCGTGGCCTACGACACCATGCTCGAGTCGTATGTGCTGAATTCCACCGCTACCCGTCACGACATGGACAGCCTGGCGCAAAAGTACCTCGACCACACCACCATTGCCTTCGAGGACATCGCCGGCAAAGGCGCCAAGCAGCTCACCTTCAACCAGATCCACCTGGACAAGGCCGGCCCTTACGCTGCCGAAGACGCCGACATCACCCTGCGCTTGCACCAGGCGCTACAGACGCGCCTGGCGCAGACGCCGGGCGTGCTGCCGGTGCTGATGGACATCGAAATGCCGCTGGTGCCGGTGCTGGCCAAGATCGAGCGTCAAGGTGCGCTGGTCGATGCCGCACTGCTTCACGTACAGAGCGGTGAGCTGGGCGTGAAGATGGCCGAGCTGGAGCTGCGGGCCTACGAGCTGGCCGGTGAAGAATTCAACCTCGGCTCGCCCAAGCAGCTGGGTTCGATCCTTTACGACAAGCTGGGCATGCCGGTGCTGAGCAAGACCGCCAAGGGCCAGCCATCCACCGCCGAAGCCGTACTCGATGAACTGGCCTTGCTCGGCTACCCACTGCCTGAGGTACTGATGCAGTACCGCAGCCTGAGCAAGCTCAAGAGCACCTACACCGACAAGCTGCCGGGCCAGATCAACCCGCGCACCGGGCGAATCCACACCTCCTATCAGCAGGCAGTGGCAGCGACCGGCCGGTTGTCGTCGAGCGACCCGAACCTGCAGAACATCCCGATCCGTACCGCCGAGGGCCGGCGTATCCGCCAGGCGTTCATTGCCAGCCCGGGCTACAAACTGCTGGCGGCGGACTACTCGCAGATCGAGCTGCGCATCATGGCCCACCTGGCCAAGGACGAAGGCCTGCTGCACGCCTTCCGCAACGACCTCGACGTGCACCGGGCAACGGCGGCGGAAGTGTTCGGTGTTGCCCTGGAAGACGTCACCACCGACCAGCGTCGCAAGGCCAAAGCCATCAACTTCGGCCTGATCTACGGGATGAGCGCCTTTGGCCTGGCCAAGCAGATCGGCGTCGACCGCAAGCAGTCGCAGGACTACATCGACCGTTACTTCGCCCGCTACCCGGGCGTGCTGGCCTACATGGAGCGCACCCGTGCGCAGGCCGCCGAGCAAGGCTTTGTCGAAACCCTGTTCGGCCGCCGCCTGTACCTGCCAGACATCAACGCCAAGAACCCGGCCCTGCGCAAAGGCGCCGAGCGTACGGCGATCAACGCGCCGATGCAGGGCACCGCAGCCGACATCATCAAGCGGGCCATGGTCAATGTGGATAACTGGCTGAGCGAGAGCGGGCTGGATGCCCGGGTGATCCTGCAGGTTCACGACGAACTGGTGCTGGAGGTGCGTGAAGACCTGGTTCAGCAGGTGAAAGATGAAATTCGCCAGCACATGAGCCAGGCCGCACAACTGGATGTGCCGCTGCTGGTGGAGGCAGGAATTGGCGCAAATTGGGACGAAGCTCACTGATTGAGCGGGGAAAGCTGTGTAGGATCTGCGACGTAGTGACGCGGATCCTGGCACTGCTCAGTGCAGTTGGTGCTGAAGTTTCATGAAACTATCGCAAATAGTTTTCAGGGCTTCGGAACTAAACCGGTGAAGCGGAACTCAGAGTAACTGAATGGCTGGTGAAGCCCTTCGATGCTCCTATGTTGTGTTAAGTGTTGGCAGATATCTGGACCCCGCCCTAGCGGTCCGGACTTGGACCCCGAACTTCCCCCTCCCCATACGAAGTCCGGGGTTTTTTTTGCCCGCAATTTGACAGGCAGCCGCTGCTGCTCCCTATTGTAGGAGCAGCCTAGTGCTGCGAAAGGGCCGGTATGGACAACAGATTTCTACAGCCTGTCATGGCCTCTTCGCAGCACAAGGCTGCTCCTACAGGTCTGCGCAGGCCCTCAGGCCACAGGCTTGTCTTCCAGCTCCATCCAGCCCGCCAGCACGCGGTAGGCGTCTTCCACGCCCAGGCGCTTGGGCGCCGAGAACAGCTGGATGGTCACGCCATCACCCCAGCCCTTGCGGATTTCCGACTGCACTTTCAGCAAGGTGTTCTTGCCCGCGCCATGGGTGAGCTTGTCGGCCTTGGTCAGCAGGATGTGCATGGGCATGCGGCTGGCCTTGGCCCAGTCGAGCATCATCTTGTCAAAGTCGGTCATCGGGTGGCGCACGTCCATCATCAGGATCACGCCGCGTAGGCACTCACGGCTGCCCAGGTAGGCTTCCAGGTGTTTCTGCCAGTGCTGCTTGAGCGGGATCGGCACTTTCGCATAACCGTAGCCCGGCAGGTCGACCAAACGCCGTTCATCGTCCAGACTGAAGAAATTCAACAGCTGGGTGCGCCCCGGGGTTTTCGAGGTACGCGCCAGGCTGGCATGGGTCAGGGTGTTGAGGGCGCTGGATTTGCCGGCGTTGGAGCGGCCGGCAAAAGCCACCTCGTAACCCTGGTCTTCCGGACATTGTTCGACCTTGGCAGCGCTGAGGGCGAATGTGGCTTTCTGGCAGAGGCCGAGGATGGGGTTCTTGACTTGCATGGGATATCCGATGTGGGTGTTGCCTGACTCTGAAGGCCCGAGCCTGGCAAGCGGTGTCGTTTCCGTTTGGATGGCGGAAGTATATAATGCCCCAGTTTTTGTGTGCTCATTCTCCCAGCGAAGGGGAACGGGCATGGGGTGTCGAACAATAGCTCGCGCATCAGAACGCAGCGCGGCCCCCAACCCTGAAGGTCGTTCCGCATGGCGAAATGGCTGCTTGCTGTCGGTATGTTCCTGCCGGTTTTCAGCGCACAGGCTACACAGGATCCCGAGGTGTTGTACAACCGCACGTGTGCGGCCTGTCACACCGGGCAGTTGCCACAGGCGCCCAGACAGGGTGACCGGGCAGCATGGGAGCCAAGGCTGGCGCAAGGCATGGATGTACTGGTGAAGCACGTGACCCAGGGTTTCAAGGCTATGCCGCCGCGTGGATTGTGCATGGACTGCAGTGCCGAGGACTACCGTTTGGTCATCCTTTGGATGAGCGGCAGTCCCGATACATAACATTTCACCCTTAGCCGTGTTGGATTAGCTGATGAACAAACTAGTCGTGAGTCTGCTGTTGACCCTGGGTGTCGCAGGTGCGGCCACTGCTGCGCAAACTGTCAAGGGCGATGCCGCCGCCGGTCAGGCCAAGACGGCCGTGTGTGGCGCCTGCCACAACCCCGACGGCAATAGCCTGGCACCAAACTTCCCGAAACTGGCCGGCCAGGGCCAGCGTTACCTCGAAAAACAACTGCACGATATCAAGTCGGGCAAGCGTACCGTGCTGGAGATGACCGGCATGCTGACCGCGTTCAGCGACCAGGACCTGGCCGATATCGCCGCCTACTTCTCCAGCCAGAAAGGCAGCGTGGGTGCCGCCGATCCAAAGCTGGTCGAACGTGGCCGTTCGCTGTTCAATGGCGGCGACCTGGAAAAAGGCATGCCTGCCTGCACCGGTTGCCACTCCCCCAACGGCGCAGGTATTGCTTTGGCCGGCTTCCCGCACCTGAGCGGCCAGCACTCGCAGTACGTGACCAAGCAGCTCACGGACTTCCGCGAAGGCAACCGCACCAACGATGGTGATGCCATGACCATGCGCACCATCGCCGGCAAGCTGAGCAACCACGACATCGAGGCGTTGGCCAGCTACATCCAGGGCCTGCATTAACCTTCAGTTAATGTTGTAGGCCAATGATGAAAGGGCGGCCGGGCCGCCCTTTTTTCAGTCCGCAGCCGTTACACTACAGAACTCGATCCCTTCCCGGCCTGTCTCAGTGCAGGTAGGGTCGTGGCGACCTATGACTGCTCAGGAGTAAAGCATGCGTAAACTGATTCTCAGCGCCGCGCTGGTCGCTGCCAGCGTATTTGGTATGACTGCCGTCCAGGCCGCCGAGCCTGTTGCTGGCAAGGAATACCTCGAGCTGAGCAACCCTGTTCCAGTTTCCGTGCCTGGCAAGATCGAAGTGGTCGAGCTGTTCTGGTACGGCTGCCCACACTGTTACCACTTCGAGCCGACCATCAACCCGTGGGCTGAAAAGCTGCCGGCTGACGTCAACTTCAAACGTGTTCCTGCCATGTTCGGTGGCCCATGGGACGCACACGGCCAGATGTTCCTGACCCTCGAAGCCATGGGCGTCGAGCACAAGGTGCATGCTGCCGTCTTCGACGCCATCCAGAACCAGAAAAAGCGCCTGACCGACCCGCAGGACATGGCCGACTTCCTCGCCACCCAGGGTGTGGACAAGGACAAGTTCCTGGCTACCTTCAATTCGTTCGCCATCAAGGGCCAGGTCAACCAGGCCAAGGAACTGGCGAAGAAGTACGAAATCACCGGCGTACCGAGCTTGGTCGTCAACGGCAAGTACCGCTTCGACCTGGGTACCGCTGGCGGGCCGGAAGGCGTACTGAACGTCGCCGACCAGCTGATCGCCAAGGAGCGCGCCGCCAAGTAGGCGGCGTAACCCATGCCCCGCTTCAGAACCACGCGTGGCATTGGCCTGCACCAGCCGCAGGTCAACGAGCATCACCTGCAGGCCTCCGGCTTGCCCGAGGATGGTCGCCTGCGGCTGCTCAGTTTCAACATTCAGGTCGGCATCAGCACCGAGCGCTACCGGCATTACCTGACCCGCAGCTGGCAGCACTTGCTGCCGCACAACGGGCGTGCCGGCAACCTGCAGAAAATCGGTGATTTGCTGGGCGACTTCGACCTGGTGGCCTTGCAGGAAGCCGACGGTGGCAGCCTGCGCTCAGGTTATGTAAACCAGGTCGAGCACCTGGCTCATCTGGGGGCCTTCCCCTACTGGTACCAGCAACTCAACCGCAACCTCGGGCGTTTCGCCCAGCACAGCAATGGCGTGCTCAGCCGCCTGAAGCCGCAAGCGCTCGAAGACCACCCGTTGCCCGGCCCGGCCGGCCGTGGGGCGATCCTGGTGCGTTTTGGCGAAGGCGAAGATGCGCTGATCGTGGTGATGATGCACCTGGCGCTTGGCGCCAAGACCCGTGCCCTGCAACTGGGCTACATCCGCGAGCTGATTGGCGGTTACCGTCATCAGGTGCTGATGGGCGACATGAACACCCATGCCACCGACCTGCTGGAGCACTCGCCGCTGCGCGACCTGGGCCTGATCGCCCCGCAAGTCGAGGCGACTTTCCCCAGCTGGCGCCCCCAGCGTTGCCTGGACCATATCCTGCTCAGCCCAAGCCTCACGCTTGAGCGTGTCGAGGTGTTGGCGCGGCCAATTTCCGACCACCTTCCCGTCGCTGTCGAGATTCGATTGCCTGATGCATTGACTGTGGATACGCTGCCGGTCTTGAGCTAATTGCCATCACCGTTTGCGGACCCGGGCATGACTGAAGACGCTGAGCGCTGGAAAGAAAAATACCTTAAAAGCATCGAGCAGCAAGAAAAGCTCGAGCGCCGTTGGGACGCCCGTCTCGACCTGCTGCGTCGCGGTCTGGTGCGCAGCACCCTGGCTGCCGAAGGCAGTGACAAGGTGGTGGACGCGTGCATGAAGGAAATGCGCGAGGTTATCCGCAGTGACAACATGGACGCCGGCCTCGCCGGGTTGATTCCGCGCCTTGAGAAAGCGGTGCTGGACTCCGAACAGCGCCGGGAAACCCGCATGAACCAGGTCAGCGATGCGCTGACCGTGCTGGTCGGCCAGCTGCAAGGCTTGCCGCTGCCCAGCGATATCTCGCGGCCATTGAAAAAGCTCGCAAAAAAACTCGATGGTGGCGTTGCCCAGTCCCGCGACCTGCCGCCGCTGCTGGGCGAGCTGAGCGGCTTGCAGGGCCTTGCACTGTCGGCCCTCGGCAAACCGGGGGACGAAACCCGACCCGGCTTTTTGCAACGCCTGTTCGGTAGCCGCGAGGATGAGCCACAAGGCGAGCCCGCGCCCGCGCCGGCAGCGGTGCCTGCTGCTGATGCGCCCCCGGCTGCACAGCACAGTATCTATGCCCCCCAGCCAGACGATGTGGATGCGCTGCAACCGCTTTCAGCCTCTAGCGCCGAAGCGACCGTAACGCCCGAACCTGAGCTTGAGGTATCCGGCCCGGCGTTGATCGAAACAATTGACGCCCCGGCTGCCCAGCCACTGCCACAGGAAGAAGCGCCCGAGCCGGAAGCGGCCGTCAGCGAACCCTTGGCAGAAGTACAACCGGCACAACCACTTGAAGAAACCTTTGGCGAAGACGGCCCCTATGCCCTGCCCTACGCCGTAGAGCCGCCCTACAGCCAGGTTGCTGCGCACATCGAGAAGACCCTGATCGGCCTGCTCGATGACCTGAGCCTGCCCGAGCGGCACAAGGCCCAGGCGCTGGACATGCGCGAGCGCGTTGCCCGGGGCCTGAACTGGTACGAGCTGATCCCGGTGCTGGATGACCTCGCCGTGCTCATGCTGGCGATCACCGACAGTGGCCAGCACGAGTTCGAAACCTACCTGCAGCAACTCAATGAGCGCCTCGAAGGCTTCCAGAGCCACCTGCACGAGGCCAGCGCCGGCCATGCCGACAACAGCTCCGCCGCTCGCGAGCTGGACACCCAGTTGCGCGAGCATGTCGATGGGTTGCAAAGCAGTGTGCAGGGCGCTGCCGACGTCGATAGCCTCAAGCACATCCTGGAAAACCGCCTGG belongs to Pseudomonas putida NBRC 14164 and includes:
- a CDS encoding GGDEF domain-containing protein, whose amino-acid sequence is MTEDAERWKEKYLKSIEQQEKLERRWDARLDLLRRGLVRSTLAAEGSDKVVDACMKEMREVIRSDNMDAGLAGLIPRLEKAVLDSEQRRETRMNQVSDALTVLVGQLQGLPLPSDISRPLKKLAKKLDGGVAQSRDLPPLLGELSGLQGLALSALGKPGDETRPGFLQRLFGSREDEPQGEPAPAPAAVPAADAPPAAQHSIYAPQPDDVDALQPLSASSAEATVTPEPELEVSGPALIETIDAPAAQPLPQEEAPEPEAAVSEPLAEVQPAQPLEETFGEDGPYALPYAVEPPYSQVAAHIEKTLIGLLDDLSLPERHKAQALDMRERVARGLNWYELIPVLDDLAVLMLAITDSGQHEFETYLQQLNERLEGFQSHLHEASAGHADNSSAARELDTQLREHVDGLQSSVQGAADVDSLKHILENRLEGLLVTMDEHKHERDRREQELAGRLQGLSERVANMEHEALGYREHLEEQRQKALLDPLTGLPNRAAWSERVEREIIEWQENGGHLAMAILDLDHFKRINDSYGHLAGDKVLKIVADQLRKRLRGRDFIARFGGEEFVLLLPQTSPAAAAQMAETMRATVEACPFHFKGERVVITTSIGLGAFRSGERGDQVLKRADAALYRAKEQGRNRVEQN
- the dsbA gene encoding thiol:disulfide interchange protein DsbA, producing MRKLILSAALVAASVFGMTAVQAAEPVAGKEYLELSNPVPVSVPGKIEVVELFWYGCPHCYHFEPTINPWAEKLPADVNFKRVPAMFGGPWDAHGQMFLTLEAMGVEHKVHAAVFDAIQNQKKRLTDPQDMADFLATQGVDKDKFLATFNSFAIKGQVNQAKELAKKYEITGVPSLVVNGKYRFDLGTAGGPEGVLNVADQLIAKERAAK